A genomic stretch from Plasmodium cynomolgi strain B DNA, chromosome 8, whole genome shotgun sequence includes:
- a CDS encoding protein kinase domain containing protein (putative) → MDRVTSKRVKNNVLIEKSGDSEKKALSKRRTNMNKKKNVFLNDESKNDEAIKKNLKRVKNEKISKNAKDKLETTCLINTRSKENGKKDTIYKGIEKEKKYPHASRVTSIKSNNASANDGGENRVGDGKNDNVKSSNYTILNYFKNKSATDKYGSKASGGGESMAANDSEARNGGNNCADCSESSNAPNQAANQAVNQAANQTVSQTISQTISQMTNQTASQTIPSYANGANQSNYLNMKNNIEHNLMNYKKSKLNQMNAENFSMDSYRSNNSSNSELYIGSEHNNLYASNQEYTIGRSSMQLKEGSLRSSTGRGEGLHTSLKSGNMLDVRGNMLKGPLQLSDLYSSRNGDSSTVLTRNSLYKCKEERVDLADRGEKGCCASGAENGFIMSTSLGSGLNGLRGKAISHMERSRGGGVGEVGGVGGVGGVGEVGGVGGVGGVGGVGVSDLMVNGEGRHSETGYRGIDMRRSGDHLYSYKDRNKDYLDSINLSINRENEKHRELLGRSLPSRSMINSTKSDEELFSKNILNFENYCSYRFKRSMNNNLINNICNMYEDKSNLEEFISRKRREGGVCKTKEDFLKYRLDDSSMVGKNRFQDGKKMEKKERDSMSDLLLHHQDLLINKREKIVVSKDVDTKEIIIKKYIKNFWLLSRKEFFSKYWNASIELESTEVEKLKELIPFPDNQTCTIDDLFSKDNEIIEEDQLLKDYVTDEKLKNFRLDLIDGFLYDKQSLYEREMLENEKIFSHISFNHKNSEIKVDKLLNLFPRDFMRKYKIVKKLGEGVYGKVFKAESLEDSYLHFAVKVLRYFWPNFKYKFGSEEFAINEFNIMRILFHPNVVCLLDSFRVHTYRKSKVKTHRNQKTRNETVSAEYDFSFQRHRKVERNQYSPSRDTIERNNKYKNLISKSCITIEDLEKDLVMYNIDKEESLNADPKLGGHLNRTVKSLRSYHTEGGSGTIGGGSTVGGGSTMGGGSTISGGGCGGVGVGGGAGGAYGSTNVRKDMRKERSNDLGVLHAKKKVRTATLKYPAASSGASSTAARVSGVGGAHRSELQKIKTNMTSRANMTSRTNMTSRMSKTNKSIDKLKFRKHSRKLKKIENKNNDYIENWDLFLVIEKCDCSLNDILSKAKKRHASFIQHIKQCTAQHLPSERIDMSYDHIHNYVKYVYLPLKKIENRSFYPDMPSLSEIQTKVIIYQMLQGINHFHKKFVIHRDIKPANTLIKNIKYLSDGLNDSKEWIVKIADFGLGVYDHFLKAETKDCNIITLQYRPPEILCNSTMYNYSVDIWSIGITMCECLLGFVPVTSKFESSVLFKILVFRGIPDDDFDNLLKKEFVGELPQFKVDRLRMLEVIFTDIYGRRLLSEHGIDLIDQFLSYDYKNRITANDALKHPWFEDVHLYLNERLLRYYKRTGTYYF, encoded by the exons ATGGATAGAGTTACGTCAAAACgagttaaaaataatgtgttGATAGAAAAAAGTGGTGACAGTGAGAAGAAGGCCCTTAGCAAAAGAAGGACAaacatgaataaaaaaaaaaacgtcttTCTAAATGACGAATCGAAGAATGATGAAGCTATTAAGAAGAATTTGAAAagagtgaaaaatgaaaagatttccaaaaatgcaaaagacAAGTTGGAAACCACCTGCTTAATTAACACCAGAAGCAAggaaaatggcaaaaaggaCACCATATACAAGGGGatagaaaaggagaagaaatacCCCCATGCAAGCAGAGTTACTTCCATTAAAAGCAACAATGCAAGTGCTAATGACGGCGGGGAGAACCGCGTGGGCGACGGGAAAAATGACAATGTGAAGAGTTCAAattacacaattttgaaCTATTTTAAGAACAAAAGTGCGACCGATAAGTATGGCAGTAAGGCGTCCGGCGGGGGAGAGTCGATGGCCGCGAACGATAGCGAGGCGCGCAATGGAGGCAATAACTGCGCGGACTGCAGCGAGAGCAGTAACGCGCCGAATCAGGCGGCCAACCAGGCGGTCAACCAGGCAGCCAACCAGACGGTCAGTCAGACGATCAGTCAGACGATCAGTCAGATGACCAACCAAACGGCCAGCCAAACGATCCCCAGCTACGCGAATGGGGCGAACCAATCCAATTATCTAAACATGAAAAACAACATCGAGCACAACCTGATGAATTACAAGAAGTCCAAGTTGAACCAGATGAACGCCGAGAATTTCAGCATGGACTCCTACAGGTCGAACAACTCATCGAATAGTGAGCTGTACATCGGATCGGAGCACAACAATTTGTATGCGAGCAACCAGGAGTACACTATTGGTAGGTCCTCCATGCAGTTGAAAGAAGGCAGTCTGCGGAGTAGCACCGGTAGAGGGGAAGGACTGCATACGAGTTTGAAAAGTGGCAACATGTTGGATGTGCGCGGTAACATGTTGAAGGGCCCCCTGCAGTTGAGCGATTTGTACAGCTCCAGGAATGGAGATTCGTCTACCGTGTTGACTAGGAATTCGCTATACAAGTGTAAGGAGGAGCGCGTGGATCTGGCGGATCGGGGCGAAAAGGGATGTTGTGCCTCCGGTGCAGAAAACGGATTCATCATGAGTACCAGCCTGGGAAGCGGCTTGAACGGCCTCAGGGGAAAGGCGATTTCGCACATGGAAAGAAGccgaggaggaggagttgGAGAAGTCGGAGGAGTTGGAGGAGTTGGAGGAGTCGGAGAAGTCGGAGGAGTCGGAGGAGTCGGAGGAGTCGGAGGAGTCGGCGTAAGCGACCTCATGGTGAATGGCGAAGGAAGGCACAGTGAAACTGGGTACAGAGGCATCGACATGAGGCGAAGCGGTGACCACCTCTACAGTTACAAGGATCGGAATAAAGACTACCTAGATTCGATAAACCTATCAATTAATCgagaaaacgaaaagcaTAGAGAACTCCTTGGCAGGTCACTCCCGAGTAGAAGTATGATAAACAGCACAAAGTCTGACgaagaattattttccaAGAATATATTGAACTTTGAAAATTATTGCTCGTACAGATTTAAGAGAAGTATGAATAATAATCTGATCAACAACATATGTAACATGTACGAGGATAAATCAAATTTAGAAGAATTTATTTCtaggaaaaggagagaaggaGGTGTGTGTAAGACGAAGGAGGATTTTCTAAAGTACAGACTGGATGATAGCTCCATGGTAG GGAAGAACAGATTTcaagatgggaaaaaaatggagaaaaaggaacggGACAGCATGTCGgaccttcttcttcatcatcaaGATTTGCTCATAAacaagagagaaaaaattgtggtaAGTAAAGATGTAGACACGAAGGAAATCATCATAaagaaatacataaaaaatttttggctGCTTAGTCGAAAGGAGTTTTTTAGTAAGTACTGGAATGCATCTATAGAGTTGGAGAGCACAGAAGTGGAGAAACTGAAAGAGTTGATCCCGTTTCCCGACAATCAAACGTGCACTATTGATGACCTGTTCAGTAAGGACAACGAGATTATTGAGGAGGACCAACTACTGAAGGACTACGTTACGGATGAAAAGCTAAAGAATTTCCGCCTTGACCTGATCGATGGCTTCCTCTACGATAAGCAGTCGCTCTACGAGAGAGAGATgcttgaaaatgaaaagatatTCTCCCACATCTCTTTTAATCACAAAAATTCTGAGATCAAAGTGGACAagcttttaaatttatttcctcgAGATTTCATGAGGAAGTATAAAATCGTGAAGAAATTAGGCGAAGGAGTTTATGGCAAAGTGTTCAAGGCGGAATCCTTGGAGGATTCCTATTTGCACTTTGCTGTGAAGGTCTTACGTTACTTCTGGCCCAACTTCAAATACAAGTTTGGCTCTGAGGAGTTTGCCATTAACGAGTTCAACATCATGCGGATTTTGTTCCACCCCAATGTAGTGTGCCTGTTGGATAGCTTTCGTGTGCACACGTATCGGAAGAGTAAGGTGAAGACTCATCGAAACCAGAAAACGCGGAATGAGACGGTGTCGGCTGAGTACGACTTCAGTTTTCAGAGGCATCGGAAAGTGGAGCGGAATCAGTATTCCCCGTCTCGTGACACCATCGAGAGGAACAAcaagtataaaaatttaatttcgaAGAGCTGCATAACGATTGAGGATTTGGAGAAGGATCTGGTTATGTACAACATTGATAAGGAGGAGAGCCTGAACGCGGATCCCAAGTTGGGGGGTCACCTCAACAGGACGGTCAAAAGTTTGCGGAGCTACCACACGGAGGGGGGTAGCGGCACGATTGGGGGTGGCAGCACGGTTGGGGGCGGCAGCACGATGGGAGGTGGCAGCACGATAAGCGGAGGCGGATGCGGTGGCGTAGGCGTAGGCGGCGGCGCAGGCGGCGCGTACGGGTCGACGAACGTGCGGAAGGATATGCGGAAGGAGCGCAGCAACGACCTGGGCGTGTTGCACGCGAAGAAGAAGGTCAGGACGGCCACCTTGAAGTACCCCGCCGCTTCCTCAGGCGCTTCCTCCACCGCTGCGAGAGTGAGCGGGGTGGGCGGGGCTCACCGGTCCGAGCTGCAGAAAATCAAGACGAACATGACGAGCAGGGCGAACATGACGAGCAGGACGAACATGACGAGCAGGATGAGTAAAACGAACAAAAGCATAGACAAACTGAAGTTTAGGAAACACTCGAGGAAGCTGAAGAAGATAGAGAATAAGAACAACGACTATATTGAAAACTGGGACCTCTTTCTGGTCATAGAAAAATGCGACTGCAGCCTGAATGACATTTTAAGCAAGGCAAAGAAGAGACACGCCTCGTTTATTCAGCACATCAAGCAGTGCACAGCACAACATTTGCCAAGTGAGCGAATCGACATGTCGTATGACCACATACacaattatgtaaaatatgtgtatctgccactgaaaaaaattgagaatcGCTCCTTCTATCCGGACATGCCATCCCTATCGGAGATACAAACCAAGGTCATTATCTATCAAATGCTGCAAGGAATTAATcactttcacaaaaaatttgttattcaTAGGGATATAAAGCCAGCCAATACTCTCATCAAAAATATCAAGTACCTCTCCGATGGGCTCAACGATTCAAAGGAATGGATCGTAAAAATTGCTGACTTTGGGTTGGGGGTCTACGATCACTTTTTAAAAGCGGAGACAAAAGACTGCAATATTATTACCCTGCAGTATAGGCCACCAGAAATTCTTTGCAACAGTACCATGTATAACTACTCAGTAGATATTTGGTCCATTGGGATCACCATGTGTGAATGTTTGCTTGGATTTGTGCCGGTGACTTCGAAATTTGAATCGTCTGtgcttttcaaaattttggttTTTCGAGGAATTCCGGATGATGACTTTGACAATTTGCTGAAGAAGGAGTTCGTCGGGGAGTTGCCTCAGTTTAAGGTGGACCGCCTCAGGATGTTGGAAGTGATTTTTACGGATATTTATGGTCGTAGGTTGCTGAGTGAGCATGGCATCGATCTGATTGACCAGTTCCTGAGCTACGACTACAAGAACCGCATCACGGCGAACGACGCGCTCAAGCACCCCTGGTTCGAGGACGTGCACCTCTACCTCAACGAGCGCCTGCTCCGCTACTACAAGCGCACGGGCACGTACTACTT